TTCGATCCAGCACATCACGCATGTGCAAGCCTGGAATAGAACGACATGAGCCTTTAATCGCGCCATCGCCACCATCAGCAAAAGCAATCACAGGACGGTGAAACTTCTCTTTGACTCTGGATGCAAGAATCCCAATCACCCCTTGGTGCCAGTCTCGCTGGAACAACACCAAGCCATGAGGCATATCTTTGTCGCCAAATTGTAGCCGCTCACAAAAAGCCATGGCTTCTTGTTTCATGCCCTCTTCAATTTCTTTGCGGGTCTGGTTTAAGCCATCTAACTCGCTGGCCATTCTCCGCGCAGCATGAATATTGTTACTCAGCAGCAATTCAACCCCGAACGACATATCGTCCAAGCGGCCCGCCGCATTGATACGTGGCCCAAGAGCAAAACCAAAGTCTGAAGCCACCAAGCGACGCGCATCACGCTTAGCCACTTCGATCAGTGCCTGAATGCCCGGTCGTGCTTTTCCCGCCCGAATACGCTGCAACCCTTGATGAACCAAAATCCGATTGTTTTCATCCAAAGGCACCACATCGGCAACCGTCCCCAGCGCCACCAAATCAATCAGCTCCATTAACTTAGGTTCAGCCATGCCTTGCTGAGCAAACCACCCAGACTTTCGCATATGCACGCACAGCGCCATCATCAAATAAAACGCGACCCCAACGCCTGCCAGTGCTTTAGAAGGGAAAGCGCACTGTTGTAAGTTCGGGTTGACCATGGCATCCACTGGCGGTAGTTCGTGGCCTGGTAGGTGATGGTCGGTGACCAACACAGTTAACCCTTGCTGCTTGGCATAACGTACCCCTTCGATAGACGAGACGCCGTTGTCCACTGTCATGATCACTTGGGCACCCAGTTCGATCGCTTGGTCGACCACTTCTGGGCTTAATCCATAGCCATCTTCAAACCGATTCGGTACTAAGTAATCAACATTGGTTGAACCGAGCATGCGCAGCGCCAATACCGACAACGCCGAGCTTGTTGCGCCATCGGCATCAAAGTCTCCGACCACAATAATACGCTGCTGAGTTTGAATTGCGGTAAACAGCAGCTCAACGGCAGCGTCGATGCCATGCAGTTTTTGATAGGAGTGCAGCGCCCTTGCCGTGGTTTCAAGCTGTTCAACTTGGGTAATTCCACGGGCGATGTAAATGCGCTTGAGTAACGGCGCTATGGAGTCTGGAAGAAGGCTTAAGTCGACTTCGGGTCTACGTTGAATTTCTATCATATAGGAGTATTTGAGCCTCGATTGAGGCTCACTTTCTGACTAAGTTAGATTTGCTTAAGACGTTGAAACAGCTGCGCTGGAGGCAGATAGCCGCCAACCATTTCACCATTAGGTAGGAAAATAGCCGGGGTACCGCTGATGCCTAACTCTCGCCCTAGGGCATGATGTTGCTGAATGACGGTTTGGTACTTGGCTAGATTATCGCCTGTCTTGGGAAACTGGCGATTGACCTTACCATTATGCATCGCTGTCTGCGGATCGTCTGACGCCCAAATCGCAGCCATTTGATCCGCGACCATGCCAGTCGCTCCCTGACGAGGAAACGCCATGTAACGCACGGTAATACCTAAGTCATTATAGCCCTGCATTTGGTTGTGCAGTTTCACACAGTAGCCACAGGTAATATCGGTGAAGACGGTCACCACGTATTTTTCATCGGCCGCCTTAAACTCGATCATGCTGTCCTTAAATGCTTCAATTTTCTTGGCATTAATCGGAGCCTGACGTTGAGCAAGGACATCTTGGTACTGACCATTATCGTCCAACGCGTATAAGGTACCAGCAATAAAGTGCTGACCGCTTGGTGAGGCAAACAAGATACCGCCACTGGTTTGCACTTCAACCAGCCCCTCTACATCGGAAGGCACTACGTCTTGTACCTCTAACCCCAGTTTGGAAAAGCGCGCTTCGAGCGCCGCCTTGTCGAATTTCACCTCATTGGCCAGCGCCGATTGCGCCGCAAAAACAAGAGGTAGCGTTAGTAGAGTTATTCGGCGTAGTACGCTCATTCAATTCACCTTAATTAATGTTGCGTCATCCTGTGCGGTTAGGCTCGAGGATGATGTTCACTATGTAGCTGTTTTAATCTTTCGGTCGCTACGTGAGTATAAATTTGTGTTGTCGACAAGTCACTATGCCCCAACAGCATCTGCACCACACGTAAATCGGCCCCGTAGTTGAGTAAATGGGTGGCAAACGCATGGCGAAGTACGTGGGGGGAGAGTAGCTCTGTCTCAATCCCCGCCAACACCGCATAATGTTTAATACGATGCCAGAAAGTCTGTCGTGTCATTTGGCGAGCCCGTTTACTTGGGAAAACCACATCAGAGGTGTTGTCCCCCAGTAATTCAGACCTGCCCTGCTGAAGAAAAGTTTCAATCCAGTCAACGGCGTTTTCTCCCATCGGCACTAAACGCTCTTTACCCCCTTTACCCGTCACGCGCACTACGCCTTGACGCAGGCTGATGTTTTCCATGGTCAGGCTGACCAGTTCGGTCACACGCAATCCGGTGGCATAGAGTAACTCCAACATCGCTTTGTCACGCAGTTCCATCGCGTCATTGGGATCGGGCGCATTCAATAACGCTTCAACCTGCTGCTCACTTAAATCTTTGGGTAAACGTTTTGGTAGTTTGGGGCTGACCAACAACGCACTAGGGTCGTCAGCTCGGATTTTTTCCCGATGCAGGTATTGAAACAGGCGACGAATCGCCGACAGCATGCGCGCACGCGAGGTCTGTTTATAATCTTGGTCTGCAAGCCAAGCTTGATATTCTTGCAAACCAGACAAGCTGATAAAGTCGAGGCGGTAATGATTGGCATCCATCCACTGCAATAGTTTGACCAAATCGTTGCGATACGACGCTAAGGTGTTTTCCGATAGACCGCGCTCCATCCACATCGCATCTAAGAACTGCTCTACGATCCCCTGATCGGGTGACATCTGCTGTGACACAATTAACCTCATCTTTTTGCTCTGCGCTCAAATGTAAGGGGCAGTGGCAAAGAATGCTATAAAAAAACGACTTCCGGTTGGATATTCGCTGCAAAGCTCGCCATTTTGTGGTTAGAATTCACCATCCAGTTTGCAGAAGTTAGAAGAATGCTATGAAAATCGGTCTGTTTTACGGCTCAACCACTTGTTATACCGAAATGGCAGCAGAAAAAATCCGCGCTATCATTGGGGAAGACCTTGTCGATATTCACAACGTTAAAGAGTCGCCACTGTCATTGATGCGCGATTATGATCTTCTTATTCTGGGTA
The sequence above is drawn from the Vibrio sinaloensis genome and encodes:
- the recJ gene encoding single-stranded-DNA-specific exonuclease RecJ; the protein is MIEIQRRPEVDLSLLPDSIAPLLKRIYIARGITQVEQLETTARALHSYQKLHGIDAAVELLFTAIQTQQRIIVVGDFDADGATSSALSVLALRMLGSTNVDYLVPNRFEDGYGLSPEVVDQAIELGAQVIMTVDNGVSSIEGVRYAKQQGLTVLVTDHHLPGHELPPVDAMVNPNLQQCAFPSKALAGVGVAFYLMMALCVHMRKSGWFAQQGMAEPKLMELIDLVALGTVADVVPLDENNRILVHQGLQRIRAGKARPGIQALIEVAKRDARRLVASDFGFALGPRINAAGRLDDMSFGVELLLSNNIHAARRMASELDGLNQTRKEIEEGMKQEAMAFCERLQFGDKDMPHGLVLFQRDWHQGVIGILASRVKEKFHRPVIAFADGGDGAIKGSCRSIPGLHMRDVLDRIDTQNPGLIIKFGGHAMAAGLTIMEQNFERFAQLFDQAVKQELDEAALKGVLLSDGELKPEEFSMHTAEMLRAGGPWGQAFPEPLFDGEFKVLHQKLVGEKHLKLMLEPLYKGHPTNIMIDGIAFNVDLRRWPDASVKTVRLAYKLDINEFRGNQSLQLMIDHLEAK
- a CDS encoding thioredoxin fold domain-containing protein, with amino-acid sequence MSVLRRITLLTLPLVFAAQSALANEVKFDKAALEARFSKLGLEVQDVVPSDVEGLVEVQTSGGILFASPSGQHFIAGTLYALDDNGQYQDVLAQRQAPINAKKIEAFKDSMIEFKAADEKYVVTVFTDITCGYCVKLHNQMQGYNDLGITVRYMAFPRQGATGMVADQMAAIWASDDPQTAMHNGKVNRQFPKTGDNLAKYQTVIQQHHALGRELGISGTPAIFLPNGEMVGGYLPPAQLFQRLKQI
- the xerD gene encoding site-specific tyrosine recombinase XerD → MSPDQGIVEQFLDAMWMERGLSENTLASYRNDLVKLLQWMDANHYRLDFISLSGLQEYQAWLADQDYKQTSRARMLSAIRRLFQYLHREKIRADDPSALLVSPKLPKRLPKDLSEQQVEALLNAPDPNDAMELRDKAMLELLYATGLRVTELVSLTMENISLRQGVVRVTGKGGKERLVPMGENAVDWIETFLQQGRSELLGDNTSDVVFPSKRARQMTRQTFWHRIKHYAVLAGIETELLSPHVLRHAFATHLLNYGADLRVVQMLLGHSDLSTTQIYTHVATERLKQLHSEHHPRA